The Campylobacter armoricus sequence TAGTGGTAGTTTTGCCATTTGTACCACTTATCCAAACACTTTTTGGCATACCATCATAAAAAAAATCATACTCGCTACTTAAATTTTTTGCTTGTTGTACAAGAAAATGATCATTAGGAAAACCAGGACTTGGTATTTCTAAATCACTCTTTAAAGGATCAAATTCACAAGGTGGTAAAAGAGTATTTCCAAATTCATCTTTACTAATGCTTGTAAAATGATCATCATAAATATCGCAATTTCCAAAACGCTGTGCAAAAGCTTTGGTTGTTTTTCCGTATCCAAAAAGTGAAATTTTCATTATCTTAACTTTATACTAATTAATGCTATGATATTAGCAAGTAAGGCTATCATCCAAAAACGCACAATGATTTTATTTTCTACCCAACCTATTTTTTCAAAATGATGGTGAATCGGCGCCATTTTAAAAACTCTTTTGTTAAAAATTTTAAAACTTCCTACTTGCAAGATCACTGAAATGGTTTCTAAAACAAATACAAAGCCTATGAGTAAAAGTAAAATTTCATTTTTACTTACTATGCCAAGATAGCCTATAAATGCACCTATGCTTAAACTTCCACTATCTCCCATAAAAACTTGTGCAGGATAGCAGTTATACCATAAAAAGCCCATTAAAGCGCCAATTAATGCTGATGTTAATACAACAAGTTCTCCTAGACCTTGAACTTTAGGTAAAAATAAATAAGAGCTATAAATAGCATTTCCACATAAATATAAAAAAGCTCCAAGGCTTAAGAGGGAAAATATAGAAGGCACGGTTGCAAGACCATCAAGTCCATCGGTTAAATTTACAGCATTAGAACTTGAGATAATAACTAAAACCCATAAAAATAGCATAAATACACTGCCATCAAAAATAGCATACTTATAAAATGGTAGATAAAATTCAGTATTTATATTAAAAAAATATAGTAATAAAACACATATAAAAGCAGCGCTAAATTGCCCTAAAAGTTTCATTTTTGGACTAAGACCCGCATGATTGTCTTTTTTTAAAATTTTACCCAAATCATCTACTAAACCTATAGTACAAAATAACACTAAGCATAATAATCCAACAATAACAAAGCTATTGTTTAAATCAGCACTGAAAACACTAGCTATGATGGTGGCAAAGATAAAAACAAGTCCGCCCATAGTAGGGGTATGAGATTTAGCCTTATGTGATTGTGGAGCGTATTCATAAATAGGTTGGTTTGCTTTTTTATTTTGAGCCCATTTAATAAATTTTGGCATTAAATATAAACTCAAAAATAAAGCAATGAAAAATGCAAAACCAGCACGCACGCTAATATAAGAAAAAAACATATAATTTGTATATTCTGTAAGATAAAGCAAAATTTTAACCTTGTATTTGTTTTTTAAAAGCATAATTTTAGTAAAATCATATTAAATAAATTATAAAAAAGAGTAAAAATGAGTCAAAAATGTATTTTGATAATCACAGATGGTATAGGACATAATATAAATTCAAACTATAATGCTTTTTTTCATGCTAAAAAACCAACTTATGACAAGCTTTTTAAAAATACTCCTAATGTTTTGATAAAAACAAGTGGCTTAGCAGTTGGCTTGCCTGAAGGACAAATGGGCAATAGCGAAGTAGGGCATATGTGTATAGGAAGTGGCCGTATAATTTATCAAAATTTGGTTAAGATAAATAAAGCTATAGAAAATGATACTTTAAAAGATAATAAGGCTTTAAAAGAATTATTACAAAAATGTAAAAGAGTGCATATCATAGGGCTTTATAGTGATGGTGGCGTGCATTCTATGCATACGCATTTTAATGAACTTTTAAAAATTTGCAAACAAGAAAATAAAGAAGTATTTGCACACGCAATTAGCGATGGTAGGGATTGTCCGCCAAATTCAGGTTTAGAATTTATAAAATCTTTACAAGAATTTTGCGAAAAAGAAAGGGTTGATTTTGCTTCTTTATCAGGAAGATTTTATGCCATGGATAGAGATAAGCGTTATGATAGAATAAAACTTTATTATGATGCTTTATTTGCCAAAGCGCCAAGATGTGATGATTTTGTGCAATTTATACAAAAAAACTATGATGAAAATATCACAGATGAATTTTTAACCCCAGTTATTAGTCAAACTTTTGATGGGATTAAGGCTGAAGATGGTGTGATTTTTATCAATTTTAGAAACGATAGAATGCGTCAATTGGTTGCTTCTTTAACCCAAAAAAGTTTTAATGAATTTTTAAAAGAAGTGCTTGTGGAAAATGCTATCACCATGAGCTTATATGATGAGAGTTTTAAGTTGCCTGTGATGTTTGAAAAAGAAGAGTTAAACAATACTCTAGCTTCTGTAATAGCTAATGCAAATTTAACTCAACTTCACACAGCTGAAACTGAAAA is a genomic window containing:
- the mraY gene encoding phospho-N-acetylmuramoyl-pentapeptide-transferase, which produces MLLKNKYKVKILLYLTEYTNYMFFSYISVRAGFAFFIALFLSLYLMPKFIKWAQNKKANQPIYEYAPQSHKAKSHTPTMGGLVFIFATIIASVFSADLNNSFVIVGLLCLVLFCTIGLVDDLGKILKKDNHAGLSPKMKLLGQFSAAFICVLLLYFFNINTEFYLPFYKYAIFDGSVFMLFLWVLVIISSSNAVNLTDGLDGLATVPSIFSLLSLGAFLYLCGNAIYSSYLFLPKVQGLGELVVLTSALIGALMGFLWYNCYPAQVFMGDSGSLSIGAFIGYLGIVSKNEILLLLIGFVFVLETISVILQVGSFKIFNKRVFKMAPIHHHFEKIGWVENKIIVRFWMIALLANIIALISIKLR
- the gpmI gene encoding 2,3-bisphosphoglycerate-independent phosphoglycerate mutase, whose product is MSQKCILIITDGIGHNINSNYNAFFHAKKPTYDKLFKNTPNVLIKTSGLAVGLPEGQMGNSEVGHMCIGSGRIIYQNLVKINKAIENDTLKDNKALKELLQKCKRVHIIGLYSDGGVHSMHTHFNELLKICKQENKEVFAHAISDGRDCPPNSGLEFIKSLQEFCEKERVDFASLSGRFYAMDRDKRYDRIKLYYDALFAKAPRCDDFVQFIQKNYDENITDEFLTPVISQTFDGIKAEDGVIFINFRNDRMRQLVASLTQKSFNEFLKEVLVENAITMSLYDESFKLPVMFEKEELNNTLASVIANANLTQLHTAETEKYAHVTFFFNGGKEELEYNETRVLIPSPKVKTYDEKPQMSAKEVTDEVLKGIENGMDFIVVNFANGDMVGHTGDFNAAISAVECVDECLGRVITKAREYGYAFIITSDHGNCEAMRDENENILTNHTIFDVFAFVEAKGVNKLKEDMGLSNIAPSVLKILNLPIPKEMDEALF